From a region of the Calliphora vicina chromosome 4, idCalVici1.1, whole genome shotgun sequence genome:
- the LOC135959142 gene encoding transcription factor grauzone-like, which yields MSIKQCCSLCCTTCGEYKLLQNDLGESNEVYEITVKYFDPMLLQEEEGEDSQHNQALCQNCWFHIEEFHEFQQTVLKARMLWEDKVNKKQLPIEVKQEDEQPYVSTKYEDEEQFYRSDDDDDEDHFDDVENYDLKTESLSSLEDVVDSIAIQSEEKDNKNNLAQDEEKNKNELEVPAKSRRGRKPRNSTKSKEPEDEEDGGEREKRKKPKLSENKKEKGNSALNMEKAKESDAFIAEWKPELICDLCSESANNFDKLRSHFREKHKTRFYIKCCERKFFRRCVLVNHIQLHLNPETHKCDICGKSSSTKHNLKLHKKVMHEDTKQLKCDICEKLFKQKVTLERHLLTHSTGSKDFVCSECGKGYVAEQLLKLHIKHVHNVDRVCDQCGKTIHGFQALKKHLMEHAGIERPTFRCDICGVELKSPNGLKRHKAAYHNDGTTIYVCGVCGKVASSENALLNHKKLVHVVERKHKCTYCDKAFKRPKSLREHIATHTGQDLYQCPHCPQTFRVSANMHHHRKKVHPVEWQEGRKNRLQQPKININQVKKQVII from the exons atgtctataaaacaATGTTGTAGTTTGTGTTGTACTACATGCggtgaatataaattattgcaaaatgaTTTGGGCGAAAGCAATGAAGTCTATGAAATTACAGTGAAATATTTTGATCCCATG TTACTCCAAGAAGAGGAGGGCGAAGACTCTCAACACAATCAGGCACTTTGTCAGAACTGTTGGTTTCACATCGAAGAGTTTCATGAATTTCAACAAACGGTATTGAAAGCTCGAATGTTATGGGaagataaagtaaataaaaaacaattgccTATTGAAGTAAAACAGGAAGATGAACAGCCATATGTCAGTACAAAATATGAGGATGAGGAACAGTTTTATAGAagtgatgacgatgatgatgaggaTCATTTTGATGATGTGgaaaattatgatttgaaaacAGAATCACTATCGAGCCTAGAAGATGTTGTAGACTCCATAGCTATACAATCCGAGGAAAaggataataaaaacaatttggcaCAAGATGAAGAGAAAAACAAGAATGAGCTAGAAGTACCAGCTAAATCGCGCCGAGGAAGAAAGCCTAGAAATTCCACAAAATCTAAAGAGCCTGAAGACGAAGAAGATGGCGGTGAAagggaaaaaagaaaaaaacccaaattatcggaaaacaaaaaagagaaaggAAACTCTGCCCTTAATATGGAAAAAGCAAAAGAATCTGATGCTTTCATAGCCGAATGGAAACCTGAGCTTATATGTGATTTGTGCAGTGAAAGCGCTAATAATTTCGATAAACTTCGTAGTCATTTTAGGGAGAAACATAAAACcagattttatattaaatgctGTGAACGTAAATTCTTTCGCCGTTGTGTCCTTGTCAATCACATACAATTACATCTTAATCCGGAAACTCACAAATGTGATATATGCGGAAAATCCAGTTCAACCAAGCACAATCTTAAACTACATAAAAAGGTAATGCACGAAgatacaaaacaattaaaatgtgATATATGCGAAaagctttttaaacaaaaagttacaCTGGAGCGGCACTTGCTAACTCATTCTACGGGAAGCAAAGACTTCGTTTGCTCCGAGTGTGGCAAGGGTTATGTAGCGGAACAATTACTTAAATTGCACATTAAACATGTGCATAACGTTGATCGTGTTTGCGATCAGTGTGGCAAAACTATTCATGGATTTCAAGCTCTTAAGAAACATCTTATGGAGCATGCCGGCATTGAACGACCTACATTCCGCTGTGACATTTGCGGCGTTGAACTAAAGTCACCCAATGGTCTTAAACGCCACAAGGCAGCCTATCACAATGATGGTACGACTATATATGTTTGCGGGGTGTGTGGTAAGGTAGCTTCAAGCGAAAATGCTTTGTTGAATCACAAAAAACTTGTACATGTGGTTGAACGGAAACATAAGTGCACATATTGCGATAAAGCATTTAAACGTCCTAAATCATTGCGCGAACATATTGCCACTCACACGGGTCAGGATCTCTATCAGTGTCCACATTGTCCGCAAACATTTAGAGTTAGTGCCAATATGCACCATCATCGCAAAAAAGTACATCCCGTTGAATGGCAAGAAGGTCGCAAAAATCGCCTGCAACAacctaaaattaatataaatcaagTTAAGAAACAAGTTATAATATGA